The Micromonospora sp. WMMD961 genome has a segment encoding these proteins:
- a CDS encoding MFS transporter, whose amino-acid sequence MPSTVAPATPTAAGLFAPRLRAMTVGSVALISLLAFEALAVGTAMPTVARSLDGLALYGIAFGGPFATGVLAMVVSGIWCDARGPRGPMWHGVAWFVVGLLIAGTAPVMSALVVGRAVQGFGSGLLSVALYVIVGQAYPQELHRKIFAAFAAAWVVPSLVGPAVAGLIVQYLGWRWVFLAVPAVAVPAVLLIHPGLRSLGRSAATGPPAGAAERIGWACGAALSAALLHIGGQQRGTSAIVLIVIAVVGLLVCAPRLLPAGFLTAARGLPTVVGLRGLASAAFVGAEVVIPLMLSRERGFSPTAAGLVLTVGALAWSVGSWLQGRIPVPISRASLPRAGLTCITVGTAAVALAVRPELPVSVAVVGWAVAGLGMGLLYPSLSVLTLELSAPGEQGRNSSSLQLGDSLFAATVLALTGAVLAAGGAPGPASYTLTLVVAAALALLGALLAGRVVVGGSTRPLG is encoded by the coding sequence GCCACACCCACCGCGGCCGGGCTGTTCGCGCCCCGGCTGCGAGCGATGACGGTGGGCAGCGTCGCGCTGATCTCGTTGCTCGCGTTCGAGGCGTTGGCAGTCGGTACGGCGATGCCGACCGTCGCCCGCAGCCTGGACGGGCTGGCGCTGTACGGGATCGCGTTCGGCGGGCCCTTCGCGACGGGTGTGCTGGCCATGGTCGTGTCCGGCATCTGGTGCGACGCCCGGGGGCCTCGGGGACCGATGTGGCACGGCGTCGCATGGTTCGTGGTGGGGTTGCTGATCGCCGGAACCGCGCCCGTGATGAGTGCGCTGGTCGTCGGGCGGGCAGTGCAGGGTTTCGGCTCCGGGCTGCTCTCGGTGGCGCTCTACGTGATCGTCGGGCAGGCGTACCCCCAGGAGCTGCACCGGAAGATCTTCGCGGCGTTCGCGGCGGCGTGGGTCGTACCGTCGCTGGTGGGGCCTGCGGTCGCCGGCCTGATCGTGCAGTACCTGGGCTGGCGGTGGGTTTTCCTGGCGGTCCCGGCGGTGGCCGTGCCGGCGGTCCTGCTGATCCATCCGGGCCTTCGGTCGCTGGGTCGGAGTGCGGCGACCGGTCCGCCGGCCGGTGCGGCGGAGCGGATCGGGTGGGCGTGCGGTGCCGCGCTGAGTGCCGCGCTGCTGCACATCGGGGGTCAGCAGCGCGGCACCTCCGCCATCGTGTTGATCGTCATCGCCGTGGTCGGCCTGCTGGTCTGCGCCCCGCGCCTGCTGCCGGCCGGCTTCCTCACGGCGGCGCGCGGGCTGCCGACAGTCGTCGGTCTGCGCGGTCTGGCGTCGGCGGCGTTCGTCGGCGCCGAGGTCGTCATCCCGTTGATGCTCTCCCGGGAGCGGGGCTTCTCGCCGACTGCGGCCGGGCTGGTCCTCACGGTCGGCGCGTTGGCCTGGTCGGTGGGCTCCTGGTTGCAGGGTCGGATTCCGGTGCCGATCTCCCGGGCCAGCCTGCCGCGCGCCGGGCTGACCTGCATCACCGTCGGCACCGCCGCGGTGGCGCTGGCCGTCCGGCCGGAGCTGCCGGTGAGTGTCGCCGTGGTCGGCTGGGCGGTCGCCGGCCTCGGCATGGGCTTGCTCTACCCGTCGTTGTCGGTGCTCACCCTGGAGCTGTCCGCCCCGGGTGAGCAGGGTCGTAACAGTTCCTCGCTGCAACTGGGCGACTCTCTCTTCGCGGCGACCGTGCTGGCGCTGACCGGGGCCGTGCTGGCGGCGGGCGGCGCGCCCGGCCCGGCGAGTTACACGCTGACTCTGGTGGTGGCGGCGGCTCTCGCGCTGCTCGGGGCGTTGCTGGCCGGCCGGGTCGTGGTGGGTGGGAGCACGCGACCGCTCGGGTGA
- a CDS encoding GAP family protein: protein MNFLTILPLAVVMVAGSQLVVAVFLASSNRPRAASLGFLVGAGLVVGAGVTVSWLLTRWVGGLAADASAVAGKVDRGPAIDLVVLALLVSLAVVVWVRRNRSGPPRWLGSIERAEPRQAVRLGALLFVVTPTDDLTMAAVGASVARHNLPWWHLVPFVLLTVLLLALPLLALLLLGDRAARALTRMREWAEGHAWIVNEIVIAFFALLTVLDLIRSG from the coding sequence ATGAACTTCCTGACCATCCTGCCGCTCGCCGTGGTGATGGTCGCCGGGTCCCAACTGGTCGTGGCGGTCTTCCTCGCCTCGTCGAACCGGCCCCGGGCGGCGTCGCTGGGCTTCCTCGTCGGCGCCGGGCTGGTGGTCGGGGCCGGAGTGACGGTGAGCTGGCTGTTGACCCGTTGGGTGGGCGGCCTGGCCGCCGACGCCAGTGCCGTCGCCGGCAAGGTCGATCGCGGTCCCGCCATCGACCTGGTGGTTCTCGCACTGCTGGTCAGTCTGGCCGTGGTGGTGTGGGTCAGGCGCAACCGGTCCGGGCCACCGAGATGGCTGGGAAGCATCGAACGTGCCGAACCCCGTCAGGCGGTGCGACTGGGCGCGTTGCTCTTCGTGGTGACACCGACGGACGACCTGACCATGGCCGCCGTCGGCGCGAGCGTGGCCCGGCACAACCTGCCGTGGTGGCACCTGGTGCCGTTCGTGCTGCTCACCGTTCTTCTGCTCGCGCTGCCCCTGCTCGCGTTGCTGCTGCTCGGGGACAGGGCGGCGCGGGCGCTGACCCGGATGCGGGAATGGGCCGAGGGGCACGCCTGGATCGTCAACGAGATCGTGATCGCGTTCTTCGCGTTGCTGACCGTGCTGGACCTGATCCGTTCCGGGTGA